The following proteins are encoded in a genomic region of Glycine max cultivar Williams 82 chromosome 18, Glycine_max_v4.0, whole genome shotgun sequence:
- the LOC102669667 gene encoding protein NOI4, producing MASFDEQQGKPLPKFGEWDVNDPASAEGFTVIFNKARDDKKIASASGRFPSQRRYDSRKHGKDKKKCKSSSSSSSSKKKWSCFGP from the exons ATGGCCTCG TTTGATGAACAACAAGGAAAGCCTTTACCCAAGTTTGGGGAATGGGATGTGAATGATCCTGCTTCAGCTGAAGGATTCACTGTTATATTCAACAAGGCCAGAGATGATAAGAAAATTGCCTCAGCATCAGGACGATTCCCTTCTCAGCGAAGATATGATTCTCGAAAGCATGgcaaggataaaaaaaagtgcaagagttcctcctcctcctcctcctcaaaG AAAAAATGGTCTTGCTTTGGCCCTTAG